The sequence GCCACAGCGGTAGCGGTCGGGGCGGGGCGCGTCACCCGCTACTCCGAGGCCGGGTCCGAGACCTGGATCGGGCCCGGGGCCGCGGCCTCCAGGTCATCGACACTGCCGGACATGACGGTCCGGACATGCTCGCTGATGTGCTCGGCGGGCCAGTCCCACCAGGCGAGAGCCAGGAGGCGGGCGACGTCCTCGTCGGCGTACCGGCGGCGCAAAACCTTGGCCGGGTTGCCGCCGACGATGCCGTAGTCGGGCACGTCGTCGACCACGACGGCCCCGGAGGCGATGATCGCCCCGTGACCGATGCGGACCCCGGGCATCACCGTGGTCCGGTATCCGAACCAGACGTCGTTGCCGACCACGGTGTCACCCCTGCCGGGCAGACCGGTGATCAGATCGAAGTGCTCGGCCCAGTCGCCTCCCATGATCGGGAAGGGAAACGTCGAGGGGCCGTCCATCCGGTGGTTGGCACCGTTCATGATGAACCGCACCCCCTCGCCCAACGCGCAGAATCTACCGATCACCAGCTTCTCCGGCCCGTAGTGATACAGCACATTGCGGGTCTCGAAAGCGGTCGGATCATCCGGATCGTCGTAATAGGAGTACTCCCCCACCTCGATCAACGGCGAAGTGACCAGGGGGCGCAGCAGCACGACGCGGGGCTGCTCGGGCATCGGATGCAGCACGTTCGGGTCGGCGGGAACAGCCGGCATCACGGATCAACTCCTCATGGATGACGGGTCACATGATCGCAGCCGCCGACACCGCGAGGGCGGTTGCCCCGCTTTCTCCAAGTACGTGGTCCCGGCCGGGCCTTCGCCTCTATGCTTGAAGCCGCACCGGGGGACGGGGATTGAATGGTGGCACCTGAGGCGTCCCGGAACGCGGATCGGACGCAAGGCTCGACACGCGAAGAATTCGCACTGGAGCGCTACCGCTACATACTTCAGCAGATTCACGCGGTGAACGAGAATCTCCACCGTTTCCTGGCCATCTACCAGACGCTCGCGACCACATTGGTGACCGCCGTTCTCGCTCTTTTCGTGGGATACCGCGAATGGGGGGTGGATGCCGCGACAGCGCGGGGCGGAGTGGTCGGACTGCTCGTCCTCACCACCGTTGTCGCCGCATTCACCGCGACCTTGATCGTCGTCGGGGCCCTTTCATGGCTGGACTACCGCCATGAGGAGTGCGACCTCACGGACGAAATGGTCGCCCCGGACTTCCGCAAACGCCCGCGCACCCGCAACCTGTTGCGCTGGTACGAGACGTACGTCCTGGCATTCATCGTCGTCTCGGTACTGCTGATGTGGTTACTGGCCGTGCTCTTCCTGCTCCCTGCGATGAGGTGAAGCTTCCAGGTGCCGGAATTCGATTTCACCGCGACACCTCTTTGGCGGAAGACCCTGGCCGTACGACCGCGCGGGGACGATCACCGGGTTCAGCGCGAGCGTCTGCGTGCCTCCTATCTGGCCCTGCGTGAGAACGCGGCCCCGCTGCTGACGGAGAACGCCCGCAGCATGCCCGATTTCACGGTCCACGACATCACGCATGTCGACGCGCTGTGGGAGACGGCCGACATCATCTGCGGTGAACAGGTCACGCTGACACCGGCCGAGGCATACGTACTGGGGTGTGCCTTCGTTCTGCACGATGCGGCCATGGGGGCGGCGGCCTACTCCGTGAGCCTCCCCGACGCGCTGGGCGCACAGCGGTGGCGCGACCTCGTGTCGATCACCCACTTCCGCAAGAAAGGCTGCTGGCCGGACCCCGCGGAACTGGACACACCCCCGGCGGAGATCGCCGAGGAGTGCCGGGCGATCGCCATCCGGGAGGCTCACGCGGAACAGGCCCGACGACTGGTGGACCAGCCGTGGCGATCCAGCGCGGGCAACGAGATCCACCTCATCCAGGATCTGCAACTGCGCGAGTCGTACGGCCCGCTCATCGGCGACCTGGCGGCGAGCCACTGGTGGTCGGTCGACGCACTCGGCTCACAGTTCCGGCAGGCGAAGGGCTCGCTGACCTGGCAGCCGGTGGAATGGCTCATCGAGCCGCTCAAGCTGGCCTGCGTCCTGCGGCTCGCCGACGCCACCCAGATCGACAGCCGGCGCGCACCCACGTTCCTGTTCTCGCTCCGCAGGCCCGAGGGCCTCTCGCACGACCACTGGCGGTTCCAGGAACACGTCAGCCGCCCGCATCTGCAGGGCGACCGGGTCACGTACACCTCACTGCGGCCTTTCGCCCCGCAGGCCGCGCCCGCGTGGTGGCTGGCTCTGGACTATCTGCGCCAGGTGGACGACGAGTTGAAGAAGGTCGACGCCCTTCTCCACGATCTCGGGCGCGGACGGCTGGCCGCCCGCGCGGTGGCCGGGGTGGACTCCCCCGAGCGTTTCGCCGAGCTCTTCCCGGTGACCGACTGGCGGCCCGTCGACGCCGCCGTGAAGATCTCCAACGTGCCCTCCCTCGTCGAGACCCTCGGCGGTGAACAGCTCTACGGCAAAGAACCCGAGGTAGCCGTCCGTGAGTTGATCCAGAACGCCCAGGACGCCGTGCTCGCCCGCCAGGTGATCGACCCCGACTTCGCGGGTGCCCAGGTCGAGGTGCGCCTGACGCGGACACAGGGAGCCTGGTATCTGGAAGTACGCGACAACGGCATCGGCATGGACGAGGAAACCCTCGTCCACGGCCTGCTGGACTTCGGCACCAGCGGCTGGAGTTCCCCCCGGGTCCGTAACCGGCTGCCCGGACTCGCCAGCGGCGGATTCAAGCCGAGAGGCCGGTTCGGTATCGGCTTCTTCTCCGTCTTCATGCTCGGCCACGAGATCGAGCTGACCACCCGGCGCTTCGACGGCTCGACGGCGGACGCCCGCCGGCTCACCTTCGACGGATCAGCGCGGCGCCCCTTGCTCGCGGCGCTGCCGGCCTCCGTCCGGACGGCCCCTGGCACCCTGATACGCATCCGGCTCAAGGAGGATCCGTACAGCACCGAGGGCATCCTCCTGCCCACTGCCGACGACCACCTTATCCAGCTCGTGCGTCGGCTCGTCTTGGAGAACACGGTACCCATCCGCGTCTGGGAACCTGGAGCGACCACTGCAGACACAGTCGAGCCCTTCGCCCTGACCACTGGGTCGCCCGAAGCGGTTTTCGACCGCCTCTACCCCTCTCTACTCAACAGTTGGCAGGCTAATCAGGAGAAGCAACGCCTGCGACTGAGAGAAGCCTTCGTCGAACGCGCCACAGAACTTTTCGACGACGACCAGCAGCGCATCGGCCTGGCCGCTCTGGGATCCGACCTTCTTTACTGGAGCCAGCTGACTTACCGGGGCATCATCACCGTCAGCGGTTTCCTCGCCGACGAAGCAATGGGCTTCGCCGGGTACCTCGTCGGTCGGCCCGACCGCGCTTCGCGAGACCAGGCCAAGCCCGTCGCCGATCAGGAACAACTGCGCCGCTGGATACGCGAACAGGAACAGCGGCTGCGCAGCACAGGCAACTACACGGACTCGCTTCAGCTGGAACTCGCCTTCACCCAGTACCGGGCCCTCCACAGCCTTCCGGAGGACGCCGCCTTCGCCATGACCGCCGAAGGGCTTGTGCGGCCCGGCGACATCAGCCGGTGGGCCGCGCAACGGACCGAAGTATTCCTCGCCGAGGGGGGCCTGCCGCTAGGTTGGAGATCCCGCCCGCCGGGAACCTTCCACTATCTGTCCGGACGCGAGATATGTCTGGCCGAGAACTGCATCCTGATCTGCAGTCGTAGCCTGGACCCCAAACTCACCGATCTCTTCCCCGCAGCGTCATGTCGCGACAGCGCCTACGAGTTCGCTCGCCACGACACATCGCTCAGCTGGCAGAAGTTCTGGTGGCGCGTTTCCGGCAGGCCCCACGGGTACTTCCTCAACACCCTCTGCTCAGCCTGGTCCTGCACCATCGGGGACCTTCTCGCCCCCGTCGAACAACGAGGCTGGTCGGATGTCGCCTACTTGGAGGACGAGACCGTAGGACCCATCTGGGGCTACCACCTGCGCCGCCCGCACCCGGCAAGCCCGCCTTCGCCGCCGAACTCCTGAAACCCGGCCGCGTCCCGCCAAGCCCCGCCCTGCCCTGCCCTGCCCTCAGGACTCCCCCGGTGGCGGCTCGCGGCCCGTGTCCAGCGCTTGGAGCAGTTCGGTGGCCGCCTGGCGCAGGCGTGGGGAGGCGTCGGTGGTGAGGGCGGTGAGCCGGTCGTGGACCGCCCTGTCCAGCGAGGGCGACGCCCCGTTCGCCACCCAGCGGGTGAAGCCTTGAACCGCCTGGTAGCGGACTCCCTCGTCATCGTCGTCGAGGCCTCGCTCGAAGCGCCGTACGTCCTGCCGAGCGGTCGCGTCGTCCGCGTCCAGGAGCCACAGTGCGGCGGCCCGGATCTCTCCTGAGGGAGCCCCGTCCGCCAGGCGGCGGACGGCCGGGAGTGCCTCGTCGAGGCCGTCGAGCGCATTGCTCGTACGCCAGATCGCGTCCCTGCCGGATGCGAGACGGGCGGTGAGCGCGTCCGCGACGGGACGGCGTTCCCACCAGCGCAGGCCGTCGTGGACGAGTTCGCCCAGGCCGTCGACCGCGCCCGCCCGCACCTCGGCCTCGGGATCGTCGAGAAGCGGGAGCAGCAACCAGACCGTGTCCCATCTGCCCGCCTTGCCGACGGCCGCCGCGGCGGCTGCCCGGGTACTGCCCGGCATCGTCTCGTCCGCGAGGGCCTTGCGGAGGTGTTCCGCGGCCGTACCGGTGCCGATGTGTCCCAGCGCGGTCGCGGCCCACCGCCCGGCCCCGGGGTCGGTGAGCCAGCGCACCGCGGGGTCGGTCACGCGCCGCTCGCCCCGCCACCCGAGTCCGCTCAGCAGTGTCCCCGCCACCTCCGGGTCCCGCTCCGTCCGCAGTGCCTCGACCAGGGCGTCCCGCACCGAGAGCCGTTCCAGGCCCAACAGCCGCCGGGCCACCGCGTACCGCACCTCGGGGGACGGATCGCGCAGTCCGGTGAGCAGCGAATCGAGCAGCCGCTCGGTGCACTGTTTCGGCAGCATCTCCAGGGCCTCGGCTCGGGCGGCGCCCTCGCCCTCGCGAGCCGTACGGATCACCTCCGCCCGGACGGCCGGGTCGTCGCGGAACCGGTACAGCAGCATCCGGGCGCGTCCCCACACCGCGCCCTCCGGATCGCCGAGCAGCCGTGCCAGCGCCGGGACATCGCCTGTCACGCCCAGCGCGTACAGGCCGACCAGGGCGTTGATGCGCAGGTGGTGGTCGGGGTCGCCGAGCAGGACCGCGTATGCCCGCGTGACGGTCGGGCCCTGCAGCCCGAGTCTGATCGCGGCGACCGAGGCCCGGCGCCGCACCCATGGATCCGCGTCACGCATCAGGCCCGGCAGCACCGTGCCGGCCGCTTCCGGGACTCCGAGCCTGCCCAGTCCGAGAGCCGCCGCCGCGCGGACCGCCGGAACGGGGTCGCCGGCTGCCTCGACGAGGACTCCGGCGTGTTCGGGCCGCCCGATCCTGCCGAGGCCTTTCGCCGCCGCCGCGCGCCGCTCCGGATCCGCGTTCGGATCTGTCTTCGGGTCCGGGTCCGGGTCCGGATCCGCCTTCGGGTTTGGGTCCGGACCCGGATCGCGGTCCCGGTCCTCTCCCTGTCGCGCCAACGCCCGTAGGAAATACGCGATTTGCTGATCCGCCCCCATGGCACAGCACCCCCTGCAAGGAAGACTCACGAGATGCTGCGGGGTTGCGCTTCCTCCGCCCGGACCGGTTGCCCTCCGCCCGGCCCGGTTGCCCCCCGCCCGACTCAGCGCGCTGCGCGGGACTCGGTGCCCCGCGCCGGGCTCAGTGTCCGCGGAACGCCTCTTCGAGCCACCAGGACCCCCGGTCCCGGGTCACCTTCGCGTCGACGAGGAGAGGCACGGACCGGGGGCCGCCGACCCAGTCCTCGACGGCCTTGAGATCCGTCCGCGTGCGTACGGTCACCGCCTCGAAGCCGTAGCCCCGGGCCACCGCGGCGATGTCCGTCGGCGGGAACTCGACCGTGTCGAGGGGATGTCCGTCCGGTCCGAAGTGGTGCACCTCCGCCCCGTAGGCGTCGTCGTTGTACACGACCACGACCATCGGCAGTCCGAGCCGGCGCACCGTGTCGAGTTCCGCGGCGCCCATCATGGCTCCGCCGTCGCCGAGGGCCGCCACCGCGAGCCGGTCCGGCCGCGCCAGTGCCGCGCCGATCGCGGTCGCGAGGCCCAGGCCGATCGCCTGGAACGCCTGCGTGAAGCACATGCCGTTCTCGTCCGGCACCGACAGGTACATGCTCGGGTAGCCCATGAAGTTGCCGGAGTCCACGCCGATCACGCGCTCCGCGGGGAGGATGTCGTCGAGCGCGATGGTGAGCGTTCGCGGGTCGATCCGCTCACGACCGCTCGTGTCCTCGTACGGCACGTCCCGCAGGCGTACGCGCGCGGCGACGGCCCCGGCGACGTCGGCGGTCCGGTAGCCCTCCCGCGCCCCACCGCCGCTCGCCTCCAGGGCGCGGCGCGCGGTGAGTTCCACGTCGCCGGTGACCCCGAGCCATACCTCCCGGTGTGCGCCGAGCGCCGACGCGTCGTCGTCGACCTGCACCACGGTCGTGTCGGCGCCGATCAGCCGGCCGTGCCGCATCGTCCACATGTTCAGGGCGCAGCCCCAGCCCACGATCGTGTCCGCGGCCTCGATCAGTTCGGCCGTCAGGGGTGACGAGAAGCCTCCGGACACGTCGAGCGACCACGGGTTGCCGTGGAAGAGGCCGCGTGCCACGGCCGATGTCGCCAGCAGGGCTCCGTGGCGCTCGGCGAGCGCTTCGAGGGCGGCCCGTCCGCCCGGTGAGCGTGCGCCGCGGCCGGCCACGAAGAGCGGTCGCCGTGCCTGTCCGAGCACCCGCGCCAACGCCGTCACGTCGTCCGGCGACGGCTCGACCGGCGTCCGTTCCCGCGGTGGCGCCGCCTGTGCCAGGGCGCCCTCGGGCACGTCCAGGTCCTGCGTCCGCAAGGGGACGTTGAGCAGCACGG is a genomic window of Streptomyces sp. NBC_00414 containing:
- a CDS encoding CatB-related O-acetyltransferase, coding for MPAVPADPNVLHPMPEQPRVVLLRPLVTSPLIEVGEYSYYDDPDDPTAFETRNVLYHYGPEKLVIGRFCALGEGVRFIMNGANHRMDGPSTFPFPIMGGDWAEHFDLITGLPGRGDTVVGNDVWFGYRTTVMPGVRIGHGAIIASGAVVVDDVPDYGIVGGNPAKVLRRRYADEDVARLLALAWWDWPAEHISEHVRTVMSGSVDDLEAAAPGPIQVSDPASE
- a CDS encoding HD domain-containing protein, producing MPEFDFTATPLWRKTLAVRPRGDDHRVQRERLRASYLALRENAAPLLTENARSMPDFTVHDITHVDALWETADIICGEQVTLTPAEAYVLGCAFVLHDAAMGAAAYSVSLPDALGAQRWRDLVSITHFRKKGCWPDPAELDTPPAEIAEECRAIAIREAHAEQARRLVDQPWRSSAGNEIHLIQDLQLRESYGPLIGDLAASHWWSVDALGSQFRQAKGSLTWQPVEWLIEPLKLACVLRLADATQIDSRRAPTFLFSLRRPEGLSHDHWRFQEHVSRPHLQGDRVTYTSLRPFAPQAAPAWWLALDYLRQVDDELKKVDALLHDLGRGRLAARAVAGVDSPERFAELFPVTDWRPVDAAVKISNVPSLVETLGGEQLYGKEPEVAVRELIQNAQDAVLARQVIDPDFAGAQVEVRLTRTQGAWYLEVRDNGIGMDEETLVHGLLDFGTSGWSSPRVRNRLPGLASGGFKPRGRFGIGFFSVFMLGHEIELTTRRFDGSTADARRLTFDGSARRPLLAALPASVRTAPGTLIRIRLKEDPYSTEGILLPTADDHLIQLVRRLVLENTVPIRVWEPGATTADTVEPFALTTGSPEAVFDRLYPSLLNSWQANQEKQRLRLREAFVERATELFDDDQQRIGLAALGSDLLYWSQLTYRGIITVSGFLADEAMGFAGYLVGRPDRASRDQAKPVADQEQLRRWIREQEQRLRSTGNYTDSLQLELAFTQYRALHSLPEDAAFAMTAEGLVRPGDISRWAAQRTEVFLAEGGLPLGWRSRPPGTFHYLSGREICLAENCILICSRSLDPKLTDLFPAASCRDSAYEFARHDTSLSWQKFWWRVSGRPHGYFLNTLCSAWSCTIGDLLAPVEQRGWSDVAYLEDETVGPIWGYHLRRPHPASPPSPPNS
- a CDS encoding HEAT repeat domain-containing protein → MARQGEDRDRDPGPDPNPKADPDPDPDPKTDPNADPERRAAAAKGLGRIGRPEHAGVLVEAAGDPVPAVRAAAALGLGRLGVPEAAGTVLPGLMRDADPWVRRRASVAAIRLGLQGPTVTRAYAVLLGDPDHHLRINALVGLYALGVTGDVPALARLLGDPEGAVWGRARMLLYRFRDDPAVRAEVIRTAREGEGAARAEALEMLPKQCTERLLDSLLTGLRDPSPEVRYAVARRLLGLERLSVRDALVEALRTERDPEVAGTLLSGLGWRGERRVTDPAVRWLTDPGAGRWAATALGHIGTGTAAEHLRKALADETMPGSTRAAAAAAVGKAGRWDTVWLLLPLLDDPEAEVRAGAVDGLGELVHDGLRWWERRPVADALTARLASGRDAIWRTSNALDGLDEALPAVRRLADGAPSGEIRAAALWLLDADDATARQDVRRFERGLDDDDEGVRYQAVQGFTRWVANGASPSLDRAVHDRLTALTTDASPRLRQAATELLQALDTGREPPPGES
- a CDS encoding thiamine pyrophosphate-binding protein; translated protein: MKVAEAVGRALYAAGVGQVFGVVGSGNFHLTNAMVAAGARFVAARHEGGAATMADAYARVSGTVAALSVHQGPGLTNAMTGIAEAAKSRSPLLVLAAEVTEPRSNFHIDQEALARAVGAIPLRITSGEHAVQQACAAVERALHERRTVLLNVPLRTQDLDVPEGALAQAAPPRERTPVEPSPDDVTALARVLGQARRPLFVAGRGARSPGGRAALEALAERHGALLATSAVARGLFHGNPWSLDVSGGFSSPLTAELIEAADTIVGWGCALNMWTMRHGRLIGADTTVVQVDDDASALGAHREVWLGVTGDVELTARRALEASGGGAREGYRTADVAGAVAARVRLRDVPYEDTSGRERIDPRTLTIALDDILPAERVIGVDSGNFMGYPSMYLSVPDENGMCFTQAFQAIGLGLATAIGAALARPDRLAVAALGDGGAMMGAAELDTVRRLGLPMVVVVYNDDAYGAEVHHFGPDGHPLDTVEFPPTDIAAVARGYGFEAVTVRTRTDLKAVEDWVGGPRSVPLLVDAKVTRDRGSWWLEEAFRGH